In a single window of the Prevotella melaninogenica genome:
- the rplQ gene encoding 50S ribosomal protein L17 — protein MRHNKKFNHLGRTADHRAALLSNLAVALIQHKRITTTLAKAKALKKYVEPLITRSKNDTTNSRRVVFRYLQNKEAVTELFKEISVKVADRPGGYTRVIKLGTRQGDAAQIAFIELVDYNENMAKSPKADAKKTRRSRRSTKKADAPAEAVENVAEEAKAE, from the coding sequence ATGAGACATAATAAGAAATTCAACCATTTGGGTCGTACTGCTGACCACCGCGCTGCGTTGCTTTCAAACTTGGCAGTTGCTTTGATTCAGCACAAAAGAATCACTACGACTCTTGCTAAGGCAAAGGCTCTTAAGAAGTATGTTGAGCCGCTGATTACACGTTCTAAGAATGATACAACTAACTCACGTCGCGTTGTATTCCGTTATCTTCAGAACAAAGAGGCTGTTACTGAGCTCTTCAAGGAGATTTCAGTAAAGGTAGCTGATCGTCCAGGCGGTTATACACGTGTTATCAAGCTCGGTACCCGTCAGGGTGACGCTGCTCAGATTGCATTTATTGAGCTGGTTGACTACAATGAGAATATGGCTAAGTCTCCAAAGGCTGATGCTAAGAAGACTCGTCGTAGCCGTCGTTCTACAAAGAAGGCTGATGCTCCTGCAGAGGCTGTTGAGAACGTTGCAGAAGAGGCAAAGGCTGAATAA
- a CDS encoding leucine-rich repeat domain-containing protein, with protein MKNLLLIISLFVTLTTFAQTGGEMRIATSTSVGQDFEFRVTRTNDASKVYVDWGDGNKQEATLEGWSNNKKVTGKLLKDTIIVYGDFSAVEVSEAKATYLAFKNQPNLKQVEAKRNELTYEGIDFLGAPNLVTLDLSYNKITRLDLRNFKKLTNFTANHNTILATVLFPDGSTELRNIDLSDGDITHFYPVSLPNLRYLNLANGSLLELELGNNYPELRDVDITGNVGITSIDVTQQTKLEKLLIKGTKITELNLINNPELIMLDASNTDIAKLDLSGNKNVTTLELGDSKLSRLDVSNLANLYTINIDNTKIQRIDLSHQRFLRSVSVRNTGIQFLDMHGAIGTNRLNYLDMRDCKNTTPQSLNFTFKAMPSHTGNSYRTNVFLSGTNYEHANTGILDDDADNSYKLDVHGDATASMDSVSITMLTSENGGSYTLSQIPDDGYFATYEPVTGKVLPGFPIKIDVTAPTGSKFVGVEVNGKLIADSIFVVSEAAVVKPVFSVSGDDDYIKLTVPTGIDQQYFLSVNGEDKDVSIDWGDGELVKVKVKSTPTTVEGQTSGATVTIYGAVTGADFSSYPGVGVDNKITAVDLSHNIHLRSLSTYMNPITSIDVSKLSNLESLDCSYSDLSSLDVSKNSKLINLRAYGNQLDKIDVRGAVDLAYLDVKNNWLESLDLSHNKKLVYLNMSSNEIEALDVKDMPELVELYVSNNKITTLDVSKNPALKTLQLSNNSVSNLDLKNNLQLVTLTVDGNRLEGLDLTGHEQLTYLNVGGNRWDACTLNDLYYSLSRYPKLQSGKKPRGNTLFVHGEKAGEYNDAEHAESSIAKSKGWTIDYEGDGTGCNMAYITIQEPENGTLKVFTAEGVEVLTGTKGAKNTDLVIKAIPLSGYKLETLTLNDEEVDSPNFKLTSSVKIGAIFTVSSQIEAPTTDALKVFGGKNYLSFMTGTPTHLQVYTLSGKLMFSTIVREHKTVSLPSGIYIVKTKGYSKVVAVE; from the coding sequence ATGAAGAATCTATTACTAATTATTTCTTTGTTTGTGACTTTAACTACTTTTGCACAAACTGGTGGTGAAATGAGGATTGCAACATCTACATCCGTAGGGCAAGACTTTGAATTCCGTGTTACTCGAACCAATGATGCCAGTAAAGTTTATGTTGACTGGGGAGATGGTAATAAACAAGAGGCAACGTTAGAAGGATGGAGTAATAATAAGAAGGTAACAGGAAAGTTACTGAAAGACACAATTATTGTTTATGGTGATTTTTCTGCTGTTGAGGTCTCTGAGGCAAAAGCAACATATCTTGCTTTTAAGAATCAGCCTAATTTAAAGCAAGTTGAAGCTAAGAGAAATGAATTAACCTACGAAGGTATTGATTTCTTAGGTGCCCCTAATCTCGTTACACTTGACCTTAGCTATAATAAAATTACGCGTTTAGACCTGCGTAATTTTAAGAAGTTAACTAACTTTACAGCTAATCATAATACAATTTTGGCAACTGTTTTATTTCCAGATGGCAGTACAGAACTGCGTAATATCGACTTGTCAGATGGAGATATTACACACTTTTATCCTGTTAGTCTTCCTAACCTACGTTATCTTAATCTTGCGAACGGTAGTTTGTTAGAATTAGAATTGGGTAATAATTATCCAGAGTTACGTGATGTTGATATCACAGGGAATGTTGGAATAACATCTATTGATGTTACGCAACAAACTAAACTTGAAAAGCTTCTTATAAAGGGAACGAAGATAACTGAGCTAAACCTTATTAATAACCCAGAGCTTATTATGCTTGATGCGTCTAATACCGACATTGCAAAGCTTGACTTAAGTGGTAATAAGAATGTAACAACGCTTGAACTCGGTGATTCTAAATTGTCTCGTTTAGATGTGTCTAACCTTGCAAATCTTTATACAATTAATATTGATAATACCAAGATACAACGTATTGATTTATCTCACCAACGCTTTTTACGTAGTGTGAGCGTACGGAATACTGGAATACAATTCCTTGATATGCATGGTGCTATCGGTACTAATCGACTTAATTACCTTGATATGCGTGACTGTAAGAATACTACTCCTCAGTCACTTAACTTCACCTTCAAAGCAATGCCGTCACATACAGGCAATTCTTATCGTACGAATGTTTTCCTATCAGGGACTAACTACGAACACGCCAATACTGGGATTTTAGATGATGATGCCGACAATTCCTATAAACTCGATGTTCATGGTGATGCTACTGCTTCTATGGATTCTGTTTCTATAACTATGCTAACATCCGAAAATGGAGGTAGTTATACATTAAGTCAAATCCCTGATGATGGGTATTTTGCAACTTATGAACCTGTTACTGGGAAAGTTTTGCCTGGTTTCCCAATTAAGATAGATGTTACAGCACCTACTGGTTCAAAGTTTGTTGGTGTAGAGGTGAATGGCAAATTAATAGCTGATAGTATCTTTGTCGTGTCAGAAGCGGCAGTTGTAAAACCTGTTTTTAGTGTTTCTGGTGATGATGATTATATCAAACTAACAGTTCCTACAGGTATAGACCAACAGTATTTTCTTTCTGTTAATGGTGAGGATAAAGATGTTTCAATTGACTGGGGAGATGGTGAACTTGTAAAAGTGAAGGTTAAATCGACTCCAACAACAGTAGAGGGGCAAACATCTGGAGCGACTGTAACGATATATGGTGCTGTTACAGGAGCTGATTTCTCAAGTTATCCAGGTGTAGGTGTTGATAATAAGATAACTGCTGTCGATTTGAGTCATAATATTCATTTGCGTTCTCTTTCTACGTATATGAATCCTATTACGTCCATAGATGTTTCTAAACTATCGAATCTTGAATCTCTTGATTGTTCTTATTCAGACCTTAGTTCCTTGGATGTTAGCAAGAATAGTAAACTTATTAATTTACGTGCTTATGGTAATCAATTAGATAAAATAGATGTTAGAGGTGCTGTCGATTTAGCTTATCTTGATGTCAAAAATAACTGGTTAGAAAGCTTAGATTTAAGTCATAACAAGAAACTTGTTTATTTGAATATGAGTAGTAATGAGATAGAGGCGCTTGACGTGAAGGATATGCCAGAACTTGTAGAACTTTATGTTTCAAATAACAAGATTACGACTCTTGATGTTAGCAAGAATCCTGCATTGAAGACATTGCAGCTTTCTAATAATTCAGTCTCAAATTTAGACTTAAAGAATAATCTTCAACTTGTGACACTTACTGTTGATGGCAATAGATTAGAGGGGCTGGACCTTACGGGGCATGAACAATTGACCTATCTGAATGTAGGTGGTAATAGATGGGATGCATGTACTTTAAATGATCTTTATTATAGCCTTTCACGTTATCCTAAACTTCAGAGTGGAAAGAAGCCACGTGGTAACACGCTTTTCGTTCATGGTGAAAAAGCAGGAGAGTATAATGACGCTGAGCATGCAGAATCATCTATCGCTAAGTCGAAGGGTTGGACAATTGATTATGAGGGCGATGGAACTGGTTGTAACATGGCATATATTACAATACAGGAGCCTGAAAATGGAACGTTAAAGGTGTTTACAGCAGAGGGTGTTGAGGTTCTGACAGGTACAAAGGGGGCAAAGAATACAGATCTTGTTATTAAAGCAATTCCTCTATCTGGATATAAGCTTGAAACTTTGACACTTAATGATGAAGAAGTAGATTCTCCTAATTTTAAGCTTACTTCTTCTGTGAAAATTGGAGCAATTTTCACGGTTTCATCACAAATAGAAGCTCCTACTACTGATGCACTTAAAGTGTTTGGGGGTAAGAATTATCTAAGTTTTATGACAGGAACGCCTACACACTTGCAAGTCTATACCTTAAGTGGCAAATTGATGTTCTCTACTATTGTAAGAGAGCATAAGACGGTTAGTCTACCATCAGGTATCTATATCGTTAAAACGAAGGGCTATTCAAAAGTTGTAGCAGTCGAATAG
- a CDS encoding dynamin family protein, producing MEHNMFEKLQAKKQQLIAFATKAEKYGWIPATKEEATHKGIISLEEIKEKIEKDTLTIGVIGQMKCGKSTFLNSFVFKDDVLPAATTPMTAALSVITYGEKEHIVAEFYTADEWAEQKMQALREESEATDTLDASKIKAAKELVSKANKLGTSLDSYLGKTKEDSFDQLIEYVGAEGKYVSITKSVTIYYPNECLKGVEVVDTPGFNDPIVSREERTKAFLAKADVVIMMLYAGRPFDATDRDIIFKNVRQCGIGKVLVGINKYDIPYCSETNPEDENQIKDYVKQEIKKACRECNDNTLVEILNDVEPIPLSAEMALLSELPMCKITSSDSFEFAWKRHCTNFGISTQPEMYKWSHIDQFSKAVQNLIDNEKGKILFKKPMNAILAAGEKLRVENEDALSLLSNKITLLLAPDSDIEERAENLSKANRRLSRKIDSLEKDIDAEIRNLVRKGRYELEDIVDASCRRMLNMVQNEWGIFKSFDSISPRLDTEFQDLKTRKLKRATENISVDCERKIKRSIEEFFSDTEDILLKYIPDFDNRDFVKSTQREINMEMEENDLFSFANDDEEQITWSDIIGSIFQTFLNVYTLGTMNLINHSAKVKEVSDNINSISREFNPEPYLNQAFKSKDKIIEYVRNRFINKLIEPLQEQLTSVRSKINNKEQELHNAKEECKVLEETKRDIAKQIEDIQALQIELS from the coding sequence ATGGAACACAACATGTTTGAAAAGTTACAAGCAAAAAAACAGCAACTCATTGCATTCGCAACAAAAGCTGAAAAATATGGATGGATTCCTGCAACAAAAGAAGAAGCAACGCACAAAGGGATAATCTCCTTAGAAGAGATAAAAGAAAAAATAGAAAAGGACACTCTAACTATTGGTGTCATTGGACAGATGAAATGTGGAAAATCTACCTTCTTAAATTCATTTGTTTTTAAAGATGATGTTCTTCCTGCAGCAACTACACCTATGACTGCTGCACTTTCAGTTATTACGTATGGAGAGAAAGAACATATCGTAGCTGAATTTTATACTGCTGACGAATGGGCTGAACAAAAGATGCAAGCCTTAAGAGAAGAGAGTGAAGCGACTGACACACTTGATGCCTCAAAAATAAAAGCAGCAAAAGAGTTGGTTTCTAAAGCTAACAAATTAGGGACATCACTGGATAGTTACCTTGGTAAGACAAAAGAAGATAGTTTTGATCAACTCATAGAATACGTTGGAGCTGAGGGTAAATATGTCTCTATAACAAAGTCTGTCACTATCTATTATCCTAATGAATGTTTAAAGGGAGTTGAAGTCGTTGATACTCCTGGATTCAACGATCCAATTGTTTCTCGCGAAGAACGAACCAAAGCATTTCTTGCAAAAGCAGATGTTGTCATCATGATGCTTTATGCAGGTCGACCATTTGATGCAACAGACAGAGACATTATCTTCAAGAATGTACGCCAATGCGGAATTGGTAAAGTCCTTGTAGGTATTAATAAATACGATATACCATATTGCAGCGAAACTAACCCTGAGGATGAAAACCAAATTAAGGATTATGTAAAACAGGAAATAAAGAAAGCCTGTCGTGAATGTAATGATAATACACTTGTTGAGATATTAAATGATGTTGAGCCCATACCACTATCCGCAGAGATGGCGTTACTCTCTGAATTACCAATGTGTAAAATCACCTCTTCTGATAGCTTTGAATTTGCATGGAAACGTCATTGCACTAACTTTGGGATTAGTACACAGCCTGAGATGTACAAGTGGAGCCACATAGATCAGTTTAGCAAAGCTGTACAGAATTTGATTGACAATGAGAAAGGAAAAATCCTCTTCAAAAAGCCAATGAATGCAATACTTGCAGCAGGAGAGAAACTAAGAGTTGAAAATGAAGACGCACTCAGTCTACTTTCTAACAAGATTACTCTTCTTTTAGCTCCAGATTCTGATATAGAAGAAAGAGCGGAAAATCTTTCAAAAGCAAATAGAAGGTTATCAAGGAAAATTGATTCTTTAGAAAAAGATATTGACGCAGAGATTCGTAATCTTGTAAGAAAAGGAAGATACGAGTTAGAAGACATTGTTGATGCAAGCTGCCGTAGAATGCTTAATATGGTACAAAACGAATGGGGAATTTTTAAGAGCTTTGATAGTATAAGTCCAAGACTTGATACGGAATTTCAAGATTTAAAAACAAGAAAACTGAAACGTGCAACAGAAAATATTTCTGTCGACTGCGAAAGAAAAATAAAACGTAGCATCGAAGAGTTTTTCTCTGACACAGAAGATATACTTTTAAAATATATACCTGATTTTGACAATCGAGATTTCGTAAAATCCACTCAGAGGGAAATAAATATGGAAATGGAGGAAAATGATTTATTTTCTTTTGCAAATGATGATGAAGAACAGATTACTTGGAGTGATATTATTGGCTCGATATTCCAAACGTTCCTTAATGTATACACATTGGGAACTATGAATTTAATAAACCACAGTGCAAAGGTAAAAGAAGTATCAGACAATATTAACTCTATAAGTCGGGAATTCAACCCTGAACCATACTTAAATCAGGCTTTCAAGAGCAAAGATAAGATTATCGAGTATGTTCGTAATAGGTTTATTAATAAACTGATTGAGCCACTTCAAGAGCAATTAACAAGTGTACGTTCAAAAATTAATAACAAAGAACAAGAACTACATAATGCAAAAGAAGAATGTAAAGTCTTAGAAGAAACAAAAAGGGATATAGCAAAGCAAATAGAAGATATTCAAGCATTGCAAATAGAACTTTCGTAA
- a CDS encoding dynamin family protein, producing the protein MDSTIIIYIIVDIIIAVFIWLYCSGQTSNSKTLASQLSVENERLKTKLAETEKKLTNSVDLENELDKIESKYKALLKEANEQCAQLDEQLKNAIDGKSDNSIKEQLAQTKELKKKIEDLEEELEENEDDISDLKNKIDSKKKENEELQENLRKEKKQTTNLREELSSARQALEEKVKELKIKMGSLDFIQEILSAKEISTEDTQKLYKRINTFESFVKGSYLDLNSYLYNRYDIPWKEFIGKQAIVPKKQYVIDHCDQWTATKRKSWLDGKRTIAFVGEFSAGKTSIVNRILTQDNPDIPELPVSTKATTAIPTYIAGGSVVSYSFISGDGRRKEILEDTFKKVSKEVLDQIKGVSSLIKYFVMTYKNPNLNGLSILDTPGFNSNDSEDRDRTIDVINECDALFWVFDVNDGTVNRSSISIIKEKLNKPLYIVINKVDTKSETEIQKVEELIQKTLKKEGLKIEQFIRFSSKASIEDIMTPIHSVKKIESRENFISEIKEDLEYLLKEREEKVGKLKKSSEEEREEGNKIIDDLAEDFNLLYKDCEAVLQIPRWETHFFSSDRYEMSEEEYGQLIQLLDNIAVERPKAIAPKIDNLRDNSEKTQKTYSKLYNMRLAQQSISKCLEQYKKITKEL; encoded by the coding sequence ATGGATTCAACAATAATCATATACATAATTGTAGATATTATTATAGCGGTTTTCATTTGGCTTTATTGTTCAGGTCAGACATCAAATAGTAAAACCTTGGCTTCTCAACTTTCAGTAGAGAATGAGAGGTTGAAGACCAAATTAGCTGAAACAGAAAAGAAACTTACTAACAGCGTTGACCTTGAGAACGAGTTGGACAAAATTGAGTCAAAATACAAGGCTTTGCTGAAAGAAGCAAATGAACAATGTGCACAGCTTGATGAACAGCTAAAGAATGCTATAGATGGAAAATCAGACAACTCTATCAAAGAACAATTAGCGCAAACAAAGGAATTGAAAAAAAAGATAGAGGACCTTGAAGAAGAACTTGAGGAGAATGAAGATGATATCTCTGACTTGAAAAATAAAATCGACTCTAAGAAGAAAGAAAATGAGGAACTTCAAGAAAATCTAAGAAAAGAAAAAAAGCAAACAACAAATCTTAGAGAGGAGCTTTCTTCTGCTCGTCAAGCACTTGAAGAGAAAGTTAAAGAACTAAAAATCAAGATGGGATCTTTGGATTTCATTCAGGAGATTCTTTCCGCAAAAGAAATCAGTACAGAAGATACACAGAAGTTATACAAAAGAATTAACACTTTTGAATCTTTTGTAAAAGGATCATATCTTGATTTAAACTCTTATTTATACAATCGTTATGATATACCTTGGAAAGAGTTTATAGGAAAGCAAGCTATTGTTCCTAAGAAGCAATACGTCATAGACCATTGTGACCAATGGACTGCTACTAAGCGTAAAAGCTGGTTGGATGGGAAAAGAACAATAGCATTTGTAGGAGAGTTCTCAGCTGGTAAAACTTCTATCGTCAATAGAATTCTGACTCAAGATAATCCTGACATACCAGAACTTCCTGTTAGTACAAAGGCTACAACCGCTATTCCTACATATATTGCAGGAGGTTCTGTTGTATCCTATAGTTTTATATCAGGTGACGGAAGGCGTAAAGAAATTCTTGAAGACACATTTAAAAAAGTTTCAAAAGAAGTTCTTGACCAAATAAAAGGTGTATCTTCACTTATAAAATACTTTGTAATGACGTATAAAAATCCTAATCTCAATGGATTAAGTATTCTTGATACACCAGGATTCAATTCTAATGACAGCGAAGACCGTGACCGCACCATTGATGTCATTAATGAGTGCGATGCACTTTTTTGGGTATTTGATGTAAATGATGGAACCGTAAATCGAAGTTCAATCTCTATTATCAAGGAGAAACTTAATAAACCATTATATATTGTCATTAACAAAGTTGACACGAAGTCTGAAACCGAAATTCAAAAAGTTGAAGAACTTATTCAAAAAACCTTGAAAAAAGAAGGACTTAAAATTGAGCAGTTCATTAGATTCTCATCTAAAGCATCAATCGAAGATATTATGACACCTATTCATAGTGTCAAAAAGATAGAATCTCGTGAGAATTTTATTTCTGAAATAAAAGAAGACTTAGAATATCTACTCAAAGAACGCGAAGAGAAAGTAGGTAAACTAAAAAAATCATCTGAAGAAGAGAGAGAAGAAGGTAATAAGATTATTGATGATTTAGCTGAAGACTTCAATTTGCTATACAAGGATTGTGAGGCTGTTCTTCAAATTCCTCGATGGGAAACCCATTTCTTCAGTAGCGATCGTTATGAAATGTCTGAAGAAGAATATGGTCAATTAATCCAACTTCTTGATAACATTGCTGTAGAAAGACCTAAAGCAATTGCCCCTAAAATAGATAATCTTAGAGATAATTCGGAAAAAACTCAAAAAACATATTCTAAGTTATACAATATGAGATTAGCACAGCAGAGTATCAGTAAATGTTTAGAACAATACAAAAAAATAACTAAAGAACTATAA
- a CDS encoding dynamin family protein encodes MNKIEDLRSIAESIGLTSIVEELTLIELRSKQENANIILPLVGEFSSGKTTLINALTDSKGLESATKPTTATIYEVHFGSDSCHAEVIDANGNCIEVENINDLKNKELADAKVVTVFDTSKRIPASTIIVDTPGLSSPDPQHKQTLVNFLPKADGILLVTDINQQITRSLTDFIEMIKLSQRPIYLILTKSDTKSKEDIESAKEYICKNCKIPLKQVAVVSATKDSLEELYTLLDSIQKEKKDILKRVDDQRLKNISKMMLKQVEELMSASLSDENTDEAIRMCQQELDRVKRQIERLVDSVADDIDEQERTTTRKFEDIIFDKLNTLVTGKSSDFDNEAMTTINNTASLLMNSYKNGIQAAICEKARTQSEREKEDGISLESLKSMNLSNIQMTGLTYNMDLNGMGHEYDQWIKVGVIAAAAVGTVAAVAATAGGAAAAGGALASGKAIDAIDAASDIVSIVSNQKAADRIGEIVTFTTKVTQKYETIENGAQTLSGKVGSDKGLIDSMVGFVTDKLLSKPQRVRAVHNYIDSSLSPDFNNRLKEISQELVNIVRVSLNEEATEIINQKTNSLNQLKTERKEQKEQFEQRISQLREYKTLLLTI; translated from the coding sequence ATGAATAAGATTGAAGACTTACGTTCTATTGCAGAGTCCATAGGACTAACCAGCATAGTTGAAGAGTTAACATTAATAGAATTGCGGTCTAAGCAGGAAAATGCAAACATTATCCTTCCTTTAGTCGGCGAATTTAGCTCGGGTAAAACAACGCTTATCAATGCACTGACTGATAGTAAGGGTTTGGAAAGTGCTACTAAACCTACAACAGCAACAATTTACGAAGTGCATTTTGGCAGTGATTCTTGTCACGCAGAAGTAATTGATGCCAATGGTAACTGTATAGAAGTAGAAAATATAAATGACTTAAAAAACAAAGAATTAGCAGATGCAAAAGTTGTGACAGTATTTGACACTTCTAAACGCATTCCTGCTTCTACTATAATTGTTGATACCCCTGGACTTTCATCTCCCGATCCTCAACACAAACAAACACTTGTCAATTTTCTACCTAAGGCTGATGGGATATTACTTGTTACCGATATAAACCAGCAGATAACACGTTCACTGACAGACTTTATTGAGATGATAAAATTATCTCAACGCCCGATTTATTTGATACTTACCAAAAGTGACACTAAGTCAAAGGAAGATATTGAGTCTGCTAAAGAATATATCTGCAAAAACTGTAAAATTCCATTAAAGCAAGTAGCTGTTGTATCTGCAACAAAAGACTCACTCGAAGAGTTATACACCTTACTTGATTCTATTCAGAAGGAAAAGAAAGATATTCTGAAACGTGTTGATGATCAACGCCTGAAAAATATATCAAAAATGATGCTCAAGCAGGTTGAAGAACTAATGTCTGCCTCTTTATCCGACGAAAACACTGACGAAGCTATCAGAATGTGTCAGCAAGAACTTGACAGAGTCAAACGACAAATAGAACGTTTAGTTGATTCTGTTGCCGATGATATTGATGAACAGGAACGCACAACCACACGTAAATTTGAAGATATAATATTCGATAAACTTAACACGCTTGTAACAGGAAAAAGTTCAGATTTCGACAATGAAGCAATGACAACTATTAATAATACAGCTTCATTATTAATGAATAGCTACAAAAATGGTATACAAGCTGCTATCTGTGAGAAAGCAAGAACTCAGAGTGAGCGTGAAAAAGAAGATGGCATTTCATTAGAATCTCTAAAAAGTATGAACCTCTCAAACATCCAAATGACAGGCTTAACTTATAATATGGATTTGAATGGAATGGGACATGAATATGACCAATGGATAAAGGTGGGTGTAATTGCTGCAGCCGCTGTTGGAACTGTTGCTGCTGTTGCAGCAACTGCAGGAGGAGCAGCCGCAGCAGGTGGAGCATTAGCAAGTGGAAAAGCTATTGATGCTATTGACGCTGCTTCTGATATAGTTAGTATTGTTTCTAACCAGAAAGCTGCTGACAGAATAGGGGAGATAGTTACGTTTACAACAAAAGTTACTCAAAAATATGAAACTATTGAAAATGGAGCACAAACTCTATCGGGAAAAGTTGGAAGCGACAAGGGGCTAATAGACAGCATGGTTGGTTTCGTTACAGATAAACTCCTTTCCAAGCCACAACGTGTTCGCGCAGTACATAATTATATAGACTCATCTTTATCACCCGATTTCAATAACAGATTAAAGGAGATTTCGCAAGAATTAGTTAATATAGTTAGGGTTTCTTTGAATGAAGAAGCTACTGAAATTATTAACCAGAAAACAAATTCTCTTAATCAATTGAAAACAGAACGTAAAGAACAAAAAGAACAATTTGAACAAAGAATAAGTCAATTACGAGAATATAAAACATTATTATTAACTATATAA
- a CDS encoding DUF6140 family protein, whose product MVLFKITVKMSKHCDGMVIEPGMSIQYASMFSNILSNNQEREKINSLFFNHFGVDLKKMNALTPAYLNVEKI is encoded by the coding sequence ATGGTACTTTTCAAAATTACCGTGAAGATGTCAAAGCACTGTGATGGTATGGTTATAGAACCAGGCATGAGCATCCAGTATGCTTCGATGTTTTCAAACATTCTTTCAAACAATCAAGAACGAGAGAAAATAAACAGTCTCTTCTTTAACCACTTTGGTGTAGACTTAAAGAAGATGAATGCTTTGACCCCTGCGTATTTAAATGTAGAAAAGATATAA
- a CDS encoding septal ring lytic transglycosylase RlpA family protein, whose product MYRTKLLLIALFTLCNIFTLTIQAQSDGKASYYSNGLHGRRMSNGERYDRNAFTCAHRTLPFGTRLRITNPRNGKSVIVRVTDRGPFVRGRVVDLSYAAARELGTLASGVAYVKVELVRKETEIPFPSESTGTIEMPEIEYGTAGVCYEFIPEWEKVEEDKPKEIERKVDTRLNNNKAPQQAKTEKDNKENNTDPHKQVQPSTPTNQQAAKAKTQTTPVRTTPATTNRQQTVQQNKPTTQPTTPKNESSSSWTNFFKRVKESVTGLFE is encoded by the coding sequence ATGTATAGAACCAAACTTCTCCTTATAGCGTTATTTACGCTATGCAACATCTTTACACTGACAATACAAGCACAGTCAGATGGTAAAGCTTCTTATTATAGTAACGGATTACACGGTCGCCGAATGAGCAATGGCGAACGTTACGATCGTAATGCCTTTACTTGTGCACACCGTACACTTCCCTTTGGTACTCGTCTGAGGATTACAAACCCTCGCAATGGCAAGTCTGTCATCGTCCGTGTAACGGACCGTGGCCCCTTTGTTCGTGGTCGTGTCGTTGACTTGTCATACGCTGCTGCACGTGAATTGGGTACACTTGCCAGCGGCGTGGCCTACGTAAAGGTTGAGCTTGTACGTAAAGAAACAGAGATTCCATTCCCTTCTGAGTCAACTGGAACAATTGAAATGCCTGAAATCGAATATGGTACTGCAGGCGTATGCTATGAGTTTATCCCTGAATGGGAAAAGGTTGAAGAGGACAAACCTAAGGAGATTGAACGCAAAGTGGATACACGCTTAAATAATAACAAAGCTCCACAGCAGGCTAAGACAGAAAAAGATAACAAGGAGAATAACACCGACCCACATAAGCAGGTGCAGCCCTCTACTCCTACCAATCAGCAGGCAGCTAAGGCTAAGACTCAGACAACACCAGTCCGCACTACTCCTGCTACGACCAACCGACAGCAGACTGTGCAACAGAATAAGCCAACCACACAACCAACTACTCCAAAGAACGAATCAAGTAGTAGCTGGACCAACTTTTTCAAACGTGTCAAGGAAAGTGTGACTGGACTCTTTGAATAG